GTGTTTTTCTGTGTCCATCTGTGGTTAAATACGCCGTGCCTGTCGGCTTGGCGGCCTTTGCTGCCTTGGTGTTTAAACTCGCCGCGGTGGTTTTGGCTGGCATTGGACGGGGGGATATAGATGGTTTCCCCCATTCGCCGCGCTGGCCTGGCCTCTGGTGTCGTCGGATTTTACCCCCCTGTCTTCGCTACGCTTCCTCCCGGTATGATTACCCTTTCGGCCAGATCCGTCTATCAGCCTGCCTGCGCGCGGGCAGGGCACGGGCAGTGGCGTGATTTCATGAGGACGCACCAGACCCGACTTGGCGCGGTGTGCTTCTAGCCCCACGAAACGATTACCCCCGATCCCCCCCCCATCCCTATGAGCCAAACGACCCTCGCCGAATTTGTAGACCGCACCAAGAACCGCGACCGGGGCCAGGGGCTCTTCGAATTGGAGAGCGATCGATTCCTCGAGGTGAACCTGAACGGGGAGATCTGGATGAAGATGGGGGCGATGGTCGCCTATAATGGTCAGGTGAAGTTTACCCGGGAGAACCTGCTGTCGCAGGGGTTCGGGAACCTCCTCAAAAAGGCGGTGAGTGGGGAAGGGGCGAAGCTGACGAAGGCGGAAGGGCAGGGGGCCGTGTATCTGGCCGATGCGGGCAAGAAGATCACGGTGCTGAAGCTGGAGAACGAAGCCATCGTGGTGAACGGCAACGACGTGCTGGCCTTTGAGCCGCAGATCAAATGCGACATCAAGATGATGAAAAAGGTGGCGGCGATGTTGTCGGGCGGCCTCTTCAACGTGCGTTTGGAAGGCACGGGTTTGGTGGCGATCACCACGACTACGACCCGATCACCTTGCCGGTGGATCCGGGATTCCCGGTGACGACGGACCCCAATGCCACGGTGGCGTGGTCAGGTAACCTGGAGCCCGCCTTTAAGAAGGACGTCTCCTTCAAAACCTTCCTCGGTCGCGGCAGCGGCGAAAGCATCCAAATGGAGTTCAGCGGCACCGGCTTCGTCGTCGTCCAACCTTATGAGGAAGTCTATATGCAATCGGGGGGATGACTTTACCTAGAATTGAGGTGTTTGGCGCGTGTGTATAGAGATGTTGAGGGAATCGGTTGATGAAAGGATGAAGTTTTATGATTGGAGATGAGCAAAAAGATCAACGGATGAGTAAGATTCGCGATGAGGTTCGGGAACTGCATCCGCTCTTGAATAAGTTATTCTCTAAAATGCAGACTCTTTTGCGTTTTGAGTATACGCATGGGGCAGATGAAAAGGGGGCGGATTTTATCATTGAGAAGGAAGATGTTACGCTAAGGCAGAGCACGTATGTTGGAGTTATTGCTAAAGTCGGCAATATTGGGATTCCTGAGCTTGCTAAAATCTACATGCAGCTTGATCAGTGTATGGTTGAAAGGCCATTTAGGAATGGAAAGGTTAATATTGTTATCAATGAGCATTGGGTGGTTACGAATGGTAAGATTAGCGAAAAGGCAAAGGAGTCGATCGAGGCGAAATACCGGGGGAAAAGTGTATTCTTTTTATCGCGTCAGAACTTGGTTCGCTTGATTGATGATAACCTTCCTTCCTATTGGACCGATTTGGATTTAGACGTAGGGGATTATCTTGAATCGGAGTTGCGATATGTTGAGGAGTTGGATAGGTCCCTGGCGATTGTTCCGGATATAGATTGTAGGTTCTATGTAGAGCAGAACGTTCATAGGTTGAAGGAGATATCAGATTTTCAAGCGGGTATCCGGAAAAGGTATCCTGATCGAGTTGATTGCCGAGATGAAATTCTTGAAAACAGGTTAGTCTATTTGGAAGGGGATGCAGGTTCAGGTAAATCTAAACTGGTGAGGCAAATTGTTAGGGATTGTTCCGATCCCAAACGCTACCAAGATTCTCCGTGTGTTCCTGTCGTGGTTTCTGCCAAGGATTTACTTAAGCGATGGAGCGTAGACCTGGAGACGTTGCTTCACGAGCGCCTAAAGAAGCAAGGTGCGATTCTGTTGGATAGTAATATCAACTTTATTTTTTTGGTAGATGGGCTTGATGAGGTTCGTTTAAGTCAAGAGGCGGTTAAGGATTTCATGGAGGGCTTGCGAAAGCAGGTTATAGGAAATGAGCGCTACAGGATTCTCGTTACATCGCGATCAAACCGTTCGAATATGACGGAAAACTATGGTTTGCATAGTTGGCGGCAGCTTGAGTTGTATCCTCTTACGACTGCGCAAATTTTTAAGTTCATTCAGCATTTGTGTAAAAATGTTACAAAGGATGGTCGGCTTTTTGAAGACATTAAAGATTCAAAAATCTTTCGTGAGATGCCGAAGAATCCTATCGCGGCTATTCTCTTGGCGGAGGTTTTGCGGCAGAAGGTTGATGAGCTACCTTCTTCATTGCCCGAGCTCTATTCCAAATATTTCGAAGTCGTGCTCGGCCGTTGGGAGGTCTCGAAAGGGCTGCAGTCGGTAAAGGAGTATGAGGCATTGGATTCAATTCTGATGCGAATTGCGACCTATATGCTCAATAATCAGCTAGATGAAATGAGCCTAGATGAAGCTGAGGGATATTTTAAAGAATATCTGGAGGAGAGGAATCTCGGTGTTAGTGCCCAGAGATTGTTGGATAATTTGTCGGAAAGGTTTGAAATTGCTCATGTTGATCGGGACTCTAACCGATTTCTTTTTAAGCATAAAACATTTACGGAGTTTTTGCACGCAAAGGGGTTGGTTGTTAATGGTGGTT
This portion of the Actomonas aquatica genome encodes:
- a CDS encoding NACHT domain-containing protein; translation: MSKIRDEVRELHPLLNKLFSKMQTLLRFEYTHGADEKGADFIIEKEDVTLRQSTYVGVIAKVGNIGIPELAKIYMQLDQCMVERPFRNGKVNIVINEHWVVTNGKISEKAKESIEAKYRGKSVFFLSRQNLVRLIDDNLPSYWTDLDLDVGDYLESELRYVEELDRSLAIVPDIDCRFYVEQNVHRLKEISDFQAGIRKRYPDRVDCRDEILENRLVYLEGDAGSGKSKLVRQIVRDCSDPKRYQDSPCVPVVVSAKDLLKRWSVDLETLLHERLKKQGAILLDSNINFIFLVDGLDEVRLSQEAVKDFMEGLRKQVIGNERYRILVTSRSNRSNMTENYGLHSWRQLELYPLTTAQIFKFIQHLCKNVTKDGRLFEDIKDSKIFREMPKNPIAAILLAEVLRQKVDELPSSLPELYSKYFEVVLGRWEVSKGLQSVKEYEALDSILMRIATYMLNNQLDEMSLDEAEGYFKEYLEERNLGVSAQRLLDNLSERFEIAHVDRDSNRFLFKHKTFTEFLHAKGLVVNGGFAVDVRAFDIYWVNSYYFYIGLRRDCPRVLEEISALAPESEMARWVKIDALATYMLAGYATPYSTIKKALRSALSEAADVLYDAIVLRKGRMLMSWSEMHLLWLFQYIFKNNYGYHFFKDAIEDIALDISSEIMEDEKKAFSLFLLNVTYFRITGVENLDYIMNSELDSIPLCIQFGIRHESGVFKTKNVQIKKLDKRIKKMLVSGDRLIRKDGGRLKGPSKMQRLLNLMYETPLSERKDQFKKGAD